In one window of Azotobacter salinestris DNA:
- a CDS encoding OprD family porin, whose protein sequence is MSRKSTLTLAVVAGTLGLPMTVQEAAAAFIEDSKANLTFKNFYINQDTRNQDRPRSEEWGQGFLFEFKSGFTEGPVGFGLDLIAQHAIRLDGGGRAGKDDIDRTPGSVFPLESNGKGKTDFGRVNATGKMRISETVAELGVLRPKLPVVVTNDGRLLPQLYHGAQITSKEFKDLTLVAGKLEHSTERNSSDSYGLSIAGANSGSSAQFSNKFYYGGADYKVTKDLMLQYYFGNLEDFYEQHFVGLVHNWALPVGVLKTDLRYWNSDSAGANSRASGRAEGYRSAGYWSAGDPERGEVDNNTWSALFTYTVGGHELKAGYQKLTGNSDFPVLNQGGHSVPLITDATVEKFTRAGEQTWLAGYAYDFAKVGIPGLKTSIAYFSGDDIDANGSDLEEWERDFRVDYVLQDGALKGLGLTWRNSMVRGIRERDDNRLYVTYTLPLL, encoded by the coding sequence ATGAGCAGGAAGTCGACGCTGACCCTGGCCGTGGTGGCCGGTACCTTGGGATTGCCGATGACGGTGCAGGAAGCGGCGGCTGCGTTCATCGAGGACAGCAAGGCCAACCTGACCTTCAAGAACTTCTATATCAACCAGGACACCCGCAACCAGGATCGCCCCCGCTCGGAGGAATGGGGCCAGGGCTTCCTGTTCGAATTCAAGTCCGGCTTCACCGAGGGCCCGGTCGGTTTCGGCCTGGACCTGATCGCCCAGCACGCCATCCGCCTGGACGGCGGCGGTCGTGCCGGCAAGGACGACATCGACCGTACTCCGGGCTCGGTGTTCCCGCTGGAAAGCAACGGCAAGGGCAAGACCGACTTCGGCCGGGTCAATGCGACCGGCAAGATGCGCATCTCCGAAACCGTGGCCGAGCTGGGCGTCCTGCGTCCCAAGCTGCCGGTGGTGGTCACCAACGATGGCCGTCTGCTGCCGCAGCTCTACCATGGCGCGCAGATCACCTCCAAGGAGTTCAAGGACCTGACCCTGGTCGCCGGTAAGCTCGAGCACTCGACCGAGCGTAACTCCAGCGACAGCTACGGCCTGTCCATCGCCGGTGCCAATAGCGGCAGCAGTGCCCAATTCAGCAACAAGTTCTACTATGGCGGCGCCGACTACAAGGTCACCAAGGACCTGATGCTGCAGTACTACTTCGGCAACTTGGAAGACTTCTACGAGCAGCATTTCGTCGGCCTGGTGCACAACTGGGCGCTGCCGGTCGGTGTGCTGAAGACCGATCTGCGCTACTGGAACAGCGACTCTGCCGGCGCTAACTCGCGCGCCTCCGGCCGTGCCGAGGGCTACCGGAGCGCCGGCTACTGGAGTGCCGGCGATCCCGAGCGTGGCGAGGTCGACAACAACACCTGGAGCGCCCTGTTCACCTATACCGTGGGTGGCCATGAATTGAAGGCGGGTTACCAGAAGCTCACCGGCAACAGCGACTTCCCGGTCCTCAACCAGGGCGGTCATTCCGTTCCGCTGATCACCGACGCCACGGTGGAGAAGTTCACCCGGGCCGGCGAGCAGACCTGGCTGGCCGGTTATGCCTACGACTTCGCCAAGGTCGGCATTCCGGGGTTGAAGACCAGTATCGCCTATTTCAGCGGCGACGATATCGATGCCAACGGCAGCGATCTGGAAGAGTGGGAGCGGGATTTCCGCGTGGACTACGTCCTGCAGGACGGCGCTCTCAAGGGCCTCGGTCTCACTTGGCGCAACTCGATGGTGCGCGGCATTCGCGAGCGCGACGACAACCGTCTGTACGTGACCTACACGCTTCCCCTGCTGTAA
- a CDS encoding dienelactone hydrolase family protein — protein MDSTLQIEATDGSGHFSAYVALPPGGRGPAVVIGQEIFGINANIRAVADRYAGEGYVAVAPDLFWRIEPGVELGYAGAEREKAFALLGRFDIDKGIEDIVATLAATRRMPEVDAPAGAGFVGFCLGGKLAYLTAARSDVACSVGYYGVGIERLLDEAANIRGRLVLHIAEKDGFCPAEARAAIFAGLGGKANIELYSYPGCEHAFARMGSQHYDQSAAELAHRRSIAALRREIGPR, from the coding sequence ATGGATTCCACCCTGCAGATCGAAGCCACCGATGGCAGCGGCCACTTCAGCGCCTATGTCGCCCTGCCGCCGGGCGGCCGTGGCCCAGCCGTGGTCATCGGGCAGGAGATCTTCGGCATCAACGCCAACATCCGCGCCGTGGCCGACCGGTATGCCGGGGAAGGCTACGTCGCCGTCGCGCCCGATCTGTTCTGGCGCATCGAGCCTGGCGTCGAGCTGGGCTATGCGGGAGCCGAACGGGAGAAGGCCTTCGCCCTCCTCGGCCGGTTCGATATCGACAAGGGCATCGAGGACATCGTCGCCACCCTGGCCGCGACACGCCGGATGCCGGAAGTGGACGCGCCAGCCGGCGCCGGCTTCGTCGGCTTCTGTCTGGGCGGCAAGCTCGCCTATCTGACCGCCGCCCGCAGCGATGTCGCCTGCTCGGTCGGCTACTACGGGGTCGGCATCGAACGCCTGCTGGACGAGGCCGCGAACATCCGCGGCCGCCTGGTGCTGCACATCGCCGAGAAGGATGGGTTCTGCCCGGCCGAGGCCCGGGCGGCGATCTTTGCCGGACTGGGCGGCAAAGCGAACATCGAACTCTACAGCTACCCCGGCTGCGAGCACGCCTTTGCTCGCATGGGTAGCCAGCACTACGACCAGAGCGCGGCCGAACTCGCCCACCGGCGCAGCATCGCCGCGCTGCGCCGGGAAATCGGCCCGCGCTGA
- a CDS encoding VanZ family protein, with amino-acid sequence MPMPVARLLANPLLLWRLAFCGCLAAVLALALMKDVSPPLDTGWDKGNHLLAFGVLAFLGRMGFPGRRWLVPSGLLLYGIAIEVLQGLSGYRIAEYRDLLADLLGIAMGSLAAVAWLRYRRQDRQPTA; translated from the coding sequence ATGCCGATGCCCGTCGCGCGCTTGCTCGCCAATCCTTTGCTGCTTTGGCGCCTGGCCTTCTGCGGCTGCCTGGCGGCGGTGCTGGCGCTGGCGCTGATGAAGGACGTCAGCCCGCCGCTGGATACCGGCTGGGACAAGGGCAACCACCTGCTGGCCTTCGGCGTGCTGGCCTTTCTCGGCCGCATGGGCTTTCCCGGACGGCGCTGGCTGGTGCCGTCCGGCCTGTTGCTCTACGGCATCGCCATCGAGGTCCTGCAGGGGCTGAGCGGCTATCGGATCGCCGAATACCGCGATCTGCTCGCCGATCTGCTGGGCATCGCCATGGGCAGCCTGGCCGCAGTTGCCTGGCTGCGCTACAGGCGCCAAGACCGGCAGCCCACAGCCTGA
- the casA gene encoding type I-E CRISPR-associated protein Cse1/CasA, with the protein MSKSFNLLDQPWLPVCLHDGRVCDLGLLELFERAGEIGALAETAPPGLIAQYRLLLAIVHRALSRAQGRWTDADRARWYRQGLPVEAVRDYLEHWRERFWLFHPEQPFMQVAALAEAAETRDRHKPWSQISLASANGNAPVVFDHSCDLAPCPIAPADALRTLLGFLQFTPGGLVKVLRDADKAGALANTAALMPLGESLAQSLCLALHPPTQAGHEDLPSWERDSPGLAQLRGEPTLASGPNDRYSRLTRAVLLLPDEQGKVQWIRFAAGIALAEDAQAPDPMASYRAGSHGLVRLSFAEGRALWRDLPALLPDAGGQASQPAAVLVWAANLQFQLGGNEQPVLVAGLASDQAKLLRWRSERIGLPAVLLASVDCANELRRQLQRAEALFGDMRRLAVGMLAETLPDSAGKDSWAKARSLFDASPAAALYFATAERALGRLMTLLGSGDPDQAEALWQRTLLAAAQVAWQAICDGLGRSPGALRAEARAYPRLLARLTPLRSVKNTPCPHRRGGPNMSDYAPRFIAHLESLHERDRGALAVLRRSLGFAPGAYPPAYPHVEPFVAAERHARDASRLALYVVAGLYALHPRQGRKSLAAGLGELMRQRDGAGTEQRFIALLGADAENLAVYLRQVVGLLAAGDLPLDYVALLEDLHLWLDPWIDPERRDVVRQRWARDFYRVLAASAGEQALIPAND; encoded by the coding sequence ATGAGCAAAAGCTTCAATCTGCTCGACCAGCCATGGCTGCCGGTGTGCCTGCACGATGGGCGGGTTTGCGACTTGGGACTGCTGGAGCTGTTCGAGCGTGCCGGCGAAATCGGCGCCCTGGCGGAAACCGCGCCGCCCGGGCTGATCGCCCAGTACCGCCTGCTGCTGGCCATCGTGCATCGCGCGCTGAGCCGCGCCCAGGGACGCTGGACGGATGCCGACCGGGCGCGCTGGTATCGCCAGGGCCTGCCGGTCGAGGCCGTGCGCGACTACCTGGAGCACTGGCGCGAACGCTTCTGGCTGTTCCATCCCGAGCAGCCCTTCATGCAGGTGGCAGCCTTGGCCGAGGCCGCGGAAACCCGCGACCGGCACAAGCCCTGGTCGCAGATTTCCCTGGCCAGCGCCAACGGCAATGCGCCGGTGGTGTTCGATCACTCCTGCGATCTGGCGCCGTGCCCCATCGCCCCCGCCGATGCGCTGCGCACCCTGCTGGGCTTTCTGCAGTTCACCCCCGGCGGTCTGGTCAAGGTTCTGCGCGACGCCGACAAGGCCGGCGCGCTGGCCAATACCGCCGCGCTCATGCCGCTTGGCGAGTCGTTGGCGCAAAGCCTCTGCCTGGCCCTGCATCCGCCTACCCAGGCCGGCCACGAGGACCTGCCCAGTTGGGAGCGGGATTCGCCGGGCCTCGCGCAACTGCGCGGCGAGCCGACCCTGGCGAGTGGCCCCAACGATCGCTACAGCCGCCTGACCCGCGCCGTGCTGTTGCTGCCCGACGAGCAGGGGAAGGTGCAGTGGATACGCTTCGCCGCCGGTATCGCCCTGGCCGAGGACGCGCAAGCCCCCGATCCCATGGCCAGCTACCGTGCCGGCAGCCATGGCCTGGTGCGGCTGAGCTTTGCCGAGGGCCGCGCACTCTGGCGCGATCTGCCGGCCTTGCTGCCCGATGCCGGTGGCCAGGCGTCCCAGCCGGCGGCCGTTCTGGTCTGGGCAGCCAACCTGCAGTTTCAACTGGGAGGCAACGAGCAGCCTGTGCTGGTGGCTGGCCTGGCCAGCGACCAGGCCAAGTTGCTGCGCTGGCGCTCCGAGCGCATCGGCCTGCCGGCGGTGCTGCTGGCCTCGGTGGATTGCGCGAACGAGTTGCGCCGGCAGCTGCAGCGTGCCGAAGCGCTGTTCGGCGACATGCGCAGGCTCGCCGTCGGCATGCTGGCCGAAACCCTGCCCGATTCCGCCGGCAAGGACAGCTGGGCCAAGGCACGCAGCCTGTTCGATGCCAGCCCGGCGGCGGCGCTGTATTTCGCCACGGCCGAGCGTGCCCTGGGCCGGTTGATGACTCTGCTCGGCAGCGGCGACCCGGATCAGGCCGAAGCACTCTGGCAGCGCACCCTGCTGGCGGCGGCCCAGGTTGCCTGGCAGGCCATATGCGACGGTCTGGGCCGCTCGCCCGGGGCGCTGCGTGCCGAGGCCCGTGCCTATCCACGCCTGCTGGCGCGCCTGACTCCGCTGCGTTCCGTGAAGAATACTCCCTGCCCTCACCGACGAGGAGGCCCGAACATGAGCGATTACGCACCGCGCTTCATCGCGCACCTGGAAAGCCTGCACGAGCGCGACCGCGGCGCCTTGGCGGTGCTGCGCCGCAGCCTTGGCTTCGCCCCCGGCGCCTATCCGCCGGCCTATCCCCATGTGGAGCCTTTCGTCGCGGCCGAACGCCACGCCCGGGATGCCTCGCGCCTGGCGCTCTACGTGGTGGCCGGACTTTACGCCCTGCATCCCCGGCAGGGCAGGAAGAGCCTGGCCGCCGGCCTCGGCGAGCTGATGCGCCAGCGCGACGGCGCCGGCACCGAGCAGCGCTTCATCGCCCTGCTGGGCGCCGATGCCGAGAACCTGGCGGTCTACCTGCGCCAGGTGGTCGGCCTGCTGGCCGCCGGCGACCTGCCGCTGGACTACGTCGCCCTGCTCGAGGATCTGCACCTCTGGCTCGACCCGTGGATCGACCCCGAGCGGCGCGATGTCGTGCGCCAGCGCTGGGCGCGGGATTTCTACCGGGTACTGGCGGCTTCTGCCGGCGAACAAGCGCTAATCCCTGCCAACGATTGA
- the cas6e gene encoding type I-E CRISPR-associated protein Cas6/Cse3/CasE, translating to MHLTKLTLDPRSAQARRDLSDAYEMHRTLARAFAADAQSRPARFLWRLEADGNAWATPVVLVQAGAEADWSALQALPNYLQRPVENKRLALEAWIENGVRYRFRLQANPTVSRQGKRYGLVGEAEQLAWLGRQGERHGFAVEAALVTASDLLVSRKGAGRISVQRACFEGLLRVQDPAAFGHALATGIGPAKAFGCGLLSVARL from the coding sequence ATGCACCTGACCAAACTGACGCTTGACCCGCGCAGCGCCCAGGCCCGTCGCGACCTGAGCGATGCCTATGAAATGCACCGCACCCTGGCGCGCGCCTTCGCCGCGGACGCGCAGAGCCGGCCCGCGCGCTTTCTCTGGCGCCTGGAGGCGGACGGCAATGCCTGGGCCACCCCGGTGGTGCTGGTGCAGGCCGGCGCCGAGGCCGACTGGTCGGCCTTGCAGGCGCTGCCCAACTACCTGCAGCGGCCCGTCGAGAACAAGCGGCTGGCGCTCGAGGCGTGGATCGAGAATGGCGTGCGCTACCGCTTCCGCCTGCAGGCCAACCCGACCGTCAGCCGTCAGGGCAAGCGCTACGGCCTGGTGGGCGAGGCCGAGCAGCTGGCCTGGCTCGGCCGGCAGGGCGAACGCCACGGCTTCGCCGTCGAGGCGGCCCTGGTGACGGCCAGCGACCTGCTGGTCTCCCGCAAGGGCGCAGGGCGCATCAGCGTGCAGCGGGCCTGCTTCGAGGGCCTGCTCCGGGTGCAGGACCCGGCGGCCTTCGGTCATGCCCTGGCGACAGGCATCGGCCCGGCCAAGGCCTTCGGCTGCGGCCTGCTCAGCGTGGCGCGCCTCTGA
- the cas7e gene encoding type I-E CRISPR-associated protein Cas7/Cse4/CasC, translating into MSLFIEFHLIQNFAPSNLNRDDTGAPKDALFGGHRRARVSSQCFKRAIRLAAREHELVAPEFRGVRTRKLQALLLERLAGRDSLEAQGRIATALAAAGLKLKDDGRTEYLLFLGESEIAGFAGLVEQHWDELAAAPAGDGKKGKKEARASAPAEVVKKAKALLDGGKAVDVALFGRMLADLPEVNREAACQVAHAISTHRVEREFDYFTAVDDRGGPGETGAGMIGQVEFNSATLYRYAVVDACKLLGNLQGDRELTLAALEAFTQAMVRAIPSGKQNSFAAHNLPGFVGVCLRHGGPLSLANAFEKPVSPRADSSLSRQSVERLAGHEDRLAAVYADGRDQWAYLDLSEAWPAQKGWRAANLKELAAWVREQAASRLEA; encoded by the coding sequence ATGAGTCTGTTCATCGAATTCCACCTGATCCAGAACTTCGCCCCGTCCAACCTCAACCGTGACGACACCGGCGCACCCAAGGACGCGCTGTTCGGCGGCCACCGCCGGGCGCGGGTGAGCAGCCAGTGCTTCAAGCGCGCCATCCGCCTGGCCGCCCGCGAGCATGAGCTGGTGGCGCCGGAGTTTCGCGGGGTGCGCACCCGCAAGCTCCAGGCCCTGCTGCTGGAGCGCCTGGCCGGCCGCGATTCGCTCGAGGCGCAGGGCAGGATCGCAACCGCTCTGGCCGCCGCCGGCCTCAAGCTCAAAGACGACGGCAGGACCGAGTACCTGCTGTTTCTCGGCGAGTCGGAAATCGCCGGCTTCGCTGGACTGGTCGAGCAGCACTGGGACGAGCTGGCCGCAGCGCCCGCCGGCGACGGCAAGAAGGGCAAGAAGGAAGCCAGGGCCAGCGCGCCGGCCGAGGTGGTGAAGAAGGCCAAGGCCCTGCTCGATGGCGGCAAGGCCGTGGACGTGGCGCTGTTCGGACGCATGCTGGCCGATCTGCCGGAGGTCAACCGGGAGGCAGCCTGCCAGGTGGCGCACGCCATCAGCACCCACCGCGTCGAGCGCGAGTTCGACTACTTCACCGCCGTCGACGACAGGGGCGGCCCCGGCGAAACCGGCGCCGGGATGATCGGCCAGGTCGAGTTCAACTCCGCGACCCTCTACCGCTACGCGGTGGTCGATGCGTGCAAGCTGCTGGGCAACCTGCAGGGCGACCGCGAGCTGACCCTGGCGGCGCTGGAGGCCTTCACCCAGGCCATGGTGCGCGCCATTCCCAGCGGCAAGCAGAACAGCTTCGCCGCGCACAACCTGCCCGGCTTCGTCGGCGTCTGCCTGCGCCATGGCGGCCCGCTGAGCCTGGCCAACGCCTTCGAGAAGCCGGTGAGCCCGCGCGCAGACAGCTCGCTGAGCCGCCAGTCGGTCGAGCGGCTCGCCGGCCATGAGGACAGGCTGGCGGCCGTCTATGCCGACGGCCGCGACCAGTGGGCCTACCTCGATCTGAGCGAGGCCTGGCCGGCGCAGAAGGGCTGGCGGGCGGCGAACCTGAAAGAACTGGCGGCCTGGGTGCGCGAGCAGGCCGCCTCCCGGCTGGAGGCCTGA
- the cas5e gene encoding type I-E CRISPR-associated protein Cas5/CasD, whose protein sequence is MATLLMRLQGPLQSWGTTSRFDERDTQLEPSKSGVLGLVCAALGRDRGEPLADLAALRMGVRIDREGLPMRDYQTATGVLLASGKPDLRRTVVSPRFYLADAAFLVGLEGEDEALLARIHAALRVPFWPLALGRKSFVSGLPVWLADGLSPLPLGQALAGYPRLTPARRGEEGQPLRCLLEDEREGAIRLDQPVAPFAERRFGPRFVKSGVLHAPDQTDA, encoded by the coding sequence ATGGCCACCCTGCTGATGCGCCTGCAGGGGCCGCTGCAGTCCTGGGGGACCACCAGCCGTTTCGACGAGCGCGATACGCAACTGGAACCGTCCAAGTCCGGTGTGCTCGGCTTGGTCTGCGCCGCCCTCGGGCGTGATCGCGGGGAGCCGCTGGCCGACCTGGCGGCCCTGCGCATGGGCGTGCGGATCGACCGTGAGGGCTTGCCGATGCGCGACTACCAGACCGCCACGGGCGTGCTGCTCGCCAGCGGCAAGCCCGACCTGCGCCGTACCGTGGTCAGCCCGCGCTTCTACCTGGCGGATGCGGCGTTCCTGGTCGGCCTGGAGGGTGAGGACGAAGCGCTGCTGGCGCGCATCCATGCCGCCCTGCGCGTGCCGTTCTGGCCGCTGGCCTTGGGCCGCAAGAGCTTCGTCTCGGGCCTGCCGGTCTGGCTGGCGGACGGCCTCTCGCCCCTGCCGCTGGGGCAGGCCCTGGCCGGCTATCCGCGCCTGACGCCGGCCCGGCGGGGCGAAGAGGGACAGCCGCTGCGTTGCCTGCTGGAGGACGAGCGCGAGGGCGCCATCCGTCTGGACCAGCCGGTCGCGCCTTTCGCCGAGCGGCGCTTCGGCCCGCGCTTCGTGAAATCGGGAGTGCTGCATGCACCTGACCAAACTGACGCTTGA
- a CDS encoding GNAT family N-acetyltransferase: MPIITLSRLSDLPASDWDALLPDGQPFLRHAFLASLEDSGSVGGRSGWQPAHRLLRDAAGRLLAALPAYVKTHSYGEYVFDWAWADACRRAGIRYYPKLLCAVPFTPVGGARLLGETQAAGALLDALTGELHEQGFSSLHVNFTDPPADALLAGREGWLQRLGCQFHWFNRGYRDFQDFLDALASRKRKQLRKEREQVAGQGIAFDWREGHQLDEADWDFVHACYANTYRVRGQAPYLTRSFFSQLAERMPEAIRVVLARRNGRPLAMAFSLVGGDSLYGRYWGCLAEFDRLHFETCFYQGIEHALAHGLRRFDAGAQGEHKLIRGFEPVITRSWHYLLHPGLRQAVADFLRQEEAGVLAYADEAREQLPYRQG, translated from the coding sequence ATGCCGATCATCACGCTCTCCCGACTGTCCGACCTTCCCGCCAGCGACTGGGACGCCCTGTTGCCGGATGGCCAGCCCTTTCTGCGGCATGCCTTTCTCGCCAGCCTGGAAGACAGCGGCAGCGTCGGTGGGCGCAGTGGCTGGCAGCCGGCGCACCGGCTGCTCCGCGATGCCGCCGGCCGGCTGCTGGCGGCGCTGCCGGCGTACGTGAAGACGCATTCCTACGGCGAATACGTGTTCGACTGGGCCTGGGCGGATGCCTGCCGGCGGGCCGGCATCCGCTACTACCCCAAGCTGCTCTGCGCGGTGCCCTTCACCCCGGTCGGCGGCGCGCGCCTGCTCGGCGAGACGCAGGCGGCCGGCGCACTGCTCGATGCCCTGACCGGCGAGCTGCACGAGCAGGGATTCTCCAGCCTGCACGTGAACTTCACCGATCCGCCGGCCGATGCGCTGCTGGCCGGCCGGGAGGGCTGGCTGCAGCGGCTGGGTTGCCAGTTCCACTGGTTCAACCGCGGCTACCGGGACTTTCAGGACTTTCTCGATGCGCTGGCCTCGCGCAAGCGCAAGCAGTTGCGCAAGGAGCGCGAGCAGGTGGCGGGGCAGGGCATCGCGTTCGACTGGCGCGAGGGGCACCAGCTCGATGAGGCCGACTGGGACTTCGTGCATGCCTGCTATGCCAACACCTACCGGGTGCGCGGCCAGGCGCCCTATCTGACGCGCAGTTTCTTCAGCCAGCTGGCCGAACGCATGCCCGAGGCGATCCGTGTGGTGCTGGCCCGCCGCAATGGCCGTCCGCTGGCGATGGCCTTCAGCCTGGTCGGCGGCGACAGCCTGTACGGCCGCTACTGGGGCTGTCTCGCCGAGTTCGACCGGCTGCACTTCGAGACCTGTTTCTATCAGGGCATCGAGCACGCCCTGGCCCACGGGCTCCGGCGCTTCGACGCCGGCGCCCAGGGCGAGCACAAGCTGATCCGCGGTTTCGAGCCGGTGATCACCCGCTCCTGGCATTACCTGCTGCATCCGGGGCTGCGCCAGGCGGTGGCGGATTTTCTGCGGCAGGAGGAGGCCGGAGTGCTGGCCTACGCGGACGAGGCGCGGGAGCAACTGCCCTACCGGCAGGGGTAG
- a CDS encoding thermonuclease family protein codes for MNRLTAAGACGVIALLFTPTLPAAEQTCRVIRVQDGDSLTCLSPARQRLEVHLADLDAPEIGQPYGQLAQLQLFRLVYNKSVRLEVVDQKRYGARMAHVYLGETHINGEMVRQGSAWAYGGASGDSSLAQLEAEAKSQQRGLWGLPQAEIAPPWQWRSDRKNQLSSR; via the coding sequence ATGAACAGACTCACTGCTGCTGGAGCATGCGGCGTCATTGCGTTGTTGTTCACACCTACCCTCCCCGCTGCCGAACAGACGTGCAGGGTCATCCGCGTACAGGATGGCGACAGCCTGACCTGCCTGAGCCCGGCCAGGCAGCGGCTCGAGGTCCATCTGGCCGATCTCGATGCCCCGGAGATCGGCCAGCCCTACGGACAGCTGGCCCAGTTGCAGCTGTTCCGGCTGGTCTACAACAAGAGCGTGAGACTGGAGGTCGTCGACCAGAAACGCTACGGCGCCAGGATGGCCCATGTCTACCTCGGCGAAACCCATATCAATGGGGAAATGGTTCGTCAGGGATCGGCCTGGGCCTACGGAGGAGCCAGCGGCGATTCGAGCCTGGCGCAACTGGAAGCCGAGGCCAAGTCGCAACAGCGCGGCCTCTGGGGACTGCCGCAGGCCGAGATCGCTCCGCCCTGGCAATGGCGCAGCGATCGGAAAAATCAGCTCAGCAGTCGCTGA